The window TATTCTCAATTTGTATGCATGTTGTATAAATACACGTCGTGCATATAAGAATTTCTAAGATTGAAAAGACATACGTACCTTGTCTTTGTTGTATAATGGTAACTTTATTGCATATTGTACATTTTCGAGCGGGCCTGTGAATTATGAATTTAAGGTGTAATATCCAACACTTTTTAATATTTCATTTGTAAGCTAGTGAATTCGATTCAGATAAAAAAAAACACATATATACGTTGTAATCCGATGAACTGTTCGTCCAGAAATGTACGTTTTGTTAATATACTTATGGAGAATATCAACCCGGACGTAATCCGCCGTACCCAACCCTGCCTATATTTCTATGTCGTCTGAAAACTTGAAATGTCATTTGATCCATGCTTGTTGATAACTTGATATCATTAATTAATCAAATTCCACAGATCGTTTTTCTGTAACAAATAAAACATACATGAAGAAGAGATATACATTATATTTTGCTAGCTAGTTTCTGCATGCAGGCAAGTAGAAGAAAGGGAAAATGAAAAAGATGAGGTGAAAGGATCCAAGTTGAGTATATAGGGGTTGAGAGAGAAACCAGGGGATCCGACAATTCCATCCTCTCCTTTTTTTCCTATTGATCGAGGCCATGAAAGAGTTCAACTTTCCATAATCCCTGTTAATAAAAAAAAATTAAAAAAATTCCTTAATTCTGTGCCAGATATTGTCTCTAAGGTGGGTGAAGCTATGAAATAATTGAAAGAAATTCATTATTCGTCTTAAAATTATATCACGTGGTGGTGCTATAACAATCTACAATTGTTCTAGGCTGCCTTAAGGTAATGTGGTTTTGCTTGATGAATAGCTAAAGAACCATGCAAAAACAAAGGGACACAGCAATCATGGAGAAGTTCTGCAAAATGACAGAAGAGATGGTGGTGTCAATCCTATCACGGTTGCTTCCGAAATCTCTAATGCGATTTAAGTGCATCCACAAATCCTGGCATTCTCTGATCAATAGTCCCCAGTTCATTTCCAAGCATCTCCACTCTCACCAGAACCTGTTTTCCTCCACAACCATCCTCTTAAAGCGTCCTGTAATGCGCAGAACTGACACTGGGATTGAGGAAATTGTTTGTTCGTTCCTTAATCTTCGTAATGCAAACGATGGTGGTGGGTATAACCTTCGTTATGATATCAAGGACCTCGAGTTTCCGCCTTCAATGGGTTTAAAAACTAGGGGACAATTTATTCAGATACCTATTGATCGACGTTATCATGATTGCGCATATATCATTGGTCATTGTGATGGGGTATTCTGTCTAGCTCTTTATGATGCAAAACACCTTGTTTTGTACAATCCAGCAATCAAAGAATTCAAGTTTCTTCCCGAGTCATGCCTTCAAGATAAGAACATGGGTTCAGTGGGATTTGGCTATGATCCCAAGTCCGAAGATTATATACTCGTTAACGTTGTAAGTTACGGCGAGCAATATTACAAGGATGATCGTCTCGTTATTGATCCTTTGAGAGCAGAAGTTTACACAATGAGTACCAATTGTTGGAGAGAGATCAAGATTCACAATCTGGAAACAGAAACTACGTTTATT of the Fragaria vesca subsp. vesca linkage group LG6, FraVesHawaii_1.0, whole genome shotgun sequence genome contains:
- the LOC101311887 gene encoding F-box/kelch-repeat protein At3g06240-like, with product MEKFCKMTEEMVVSILSRLLPKSLMRFKCIHKSWHSLINSPQFISKHLHSHQNLFSSTTILLKRPVMRRTDTGIEEIVCSFLNLRNANDGGGYNLRYDIKDLEFPPSMGLKTRGQFIQIPIDRRYHDCAYIIGHCDGVFCLALYDAKHLVLYNPAIKEFKFLPESCLQDKNMGSVGFGYDPKSEDYILVNVVSYGEQYYKDDRLVIDPLRAEVYTMSTNCWREIKIHNLETETTFIWPRHFQVYFKGNCYWLAHEKRKEYITLYDRLEEYYIWEAIVCFDTADRIFRNILVPDCLYEFPMHDLDLTVWNDSTALFGFYRGGSRPFEIWVMTKFDGLNSSWIKQLSVDIARSPIPLTLWESNEILLVFIRKQIALYSFVNEKYQYLPVYGASFFQAIPYVNSIVPVKR